One Amblyomma americanum isolate KBUSLIRL-KWMA chromosome 8, ASM5285725v1, whole genome shotgun sequence DNA window includes the following coding sequences:
- the LOC144101405 gene encoding uncharacterized protein LOC144101405, which translates to MILRLPLLLSVVVGALAVPDEVFYAFTGYGNVLGGGLAAPGASTYEPLEAAAAEPAPQKVTATPRQASAVTILKEPSKLRLSRPPPVAVLPSAAVPGTGTVTTFPVGAPAVHFQRPLFFSAPPPQAYLGAAQQVVFQQPAAAAPAAGTKTVLAAAQAAAPADKAKTVTVTTSGATVAAAPAPAAGVTLTRPGSVTVARPLTVTYPSAQTYLFQRPAYALPSGAAGVPAPLQVAYMRPLYTHQYVQPAALPAPVGAPYQRPVLAYPAAAAGGAAAPLTVAYPGPLAYPRTLAGAPAVYAAPHVAMPLAAAAPLVSPFHAPVAAMPYSLSRQVIAPFPGNVAVARPQVAYQPAAYAQPAAYAQPAAYAQPALGAALSYAPAQVVHGTQVLRQAKSKK; encoded by the exons ATGATCTTG AGGCTACCTCTACTTCTCAGCGTCGTCGTTGGTGCGCTGGCTGTCCCAGATGAGGTGTTCTACGCTTTCACCGGCTACGGCAACGTTCTCGGCGGTGGTCTGGCCGCTCCTGGGGCCTCCACCTACGAGCCGCTGGAAGCCGCAGCTGCGGAGCCTGCTCCTCAGAAAGTGACCGCGACCCCACGACAGGCGTCGGCCGTCACCATCCTCAAGGAGCCATCCAAGTTGCGCCTTTCCCGTCCACCGCCTGTGGCCGTTCTCCCGAGCGCCGCTGTCCCGGGAACAGGCACAGTGACGACCTTCCCTGTCGGTGCTCCGGCTGTCCACTTCCAGAGGCCCTTGTTCTTTTCAGCCCCGCCACCGCAAGCATATCTTGGCGCTGCCCAGCAAGTCGTCTTTCAGCAACCCGCTGCGGCTGCCCCGGCTGCCGGCACCAAAACGGTGCTTGCCGCAGCACAAGCAGCCGCCCCGGCAGACAAGGCGAAGACTGTGACCGTCACAACCAGCGGCGCTACCGTGGCCGCTGCCCCCGCACCAGCTGCGGGCGTCACTCTCACACGGCCCGGATCTGTAACCGTTGCTAGGCCACTGACTGTCACCTACCCGTCAGCGCAGACCTATCTCTTCCAGAGGCCAGCGTACGCTCTGCCAAGTGGCGCTGCAGGCGTCCCAGCACCGCTCCAGGTTGCATACATGAGGCCCCTGTACACGCATCAGTACGTCCAGCCAGCTGCCCTGCCAGCTCCAGTTGGCGCGCCGTATCAGAGGCCTGTGCTCGCGTacccggccgcagcggcgggcgggGCAGCGGCACCCTTAACCGTCGCCTACCCGGGCCCGTTGGCCTACCCGAGGACCCTGGCCGGAGCTCCAGCCGTGTACGCCGCTCCACACGTGGCCATGCCGCTGGCGGCCGCCGCACCTCTGGTCTCGCCGTTTCACGCGCCGGTCGCCGCCATGCCGTACTCGCTGTCCAGGCAGGTGATCGCTCCTTTCCCCGGGAACGTTGCCGTGGCGAGACCGCAAGTTGCGTACCAGCCGGCGGCCTACGCGCAACCAGCGGCCTACGCGCAACCAGCGGCCTACGCGCAGCCAGCTCTGGGCGCTGCCCTCAGCTATGCCCCGGCTCAGGTAGTCCATGGGACGCAGGTGCTGAGGCAAGCTAAGTCCAAGAAGTAA